A single genomic interval of Lodderomyces elongisporus chromosome 8, complete sequence harbors:
- the RAD18 gene encoding E3 ubiquitin-protein ligase rad18: MAHLSYSDEDITDSSDFKNTHIPALAELDVLERCYICKEFFNAPVITSCNHTFCSQCIREYLITNNLCPLCKTEVFESNLKKDSLLEEIVRCYAKLRPRLLEYLKVEKDEDTNNSNSKEIGNGSSNESSTVLPTENSDVIVTKELFRETRSSYKYETIEPERKKQKVDDKNQESKLELNDGLVECPICSRRMTAEKLQRTHIDACLNSGGSPFRSPSPEPSKRPKSSISSFFQAATAGATASTSSPSASPSPVPVAQSSSSLSKFGEKDASQKYGLRDPPKLEHSRKPNSKEPKRLQKLDFSSLSTVKLKEKLSQLHIPMSGTRNQLELRYNQYFVLYNSNLDSNHPVSDRVLRQKLHKWELAHSGFSKKSGSSGFGNGSISSRSITEKNFSVSEWMQEYKSEFKTLVKQARKSFRESKAKVSQAEKLNNGSSKGLEDVDGTILVVNEEEKEKEEEEEKEEEEVPHSNKVESEKEENNYDKESKKESCPSQEAQEPLSDTANTSFTFGSSILFDSEP; this comes from the coding sequence ATGGCCCATCTTTCATATAGTGATGAAGATATAACTGATCTGTCAGATTTCAAGAATACCCACATACCTGCTTTAGCGGAGCTAGATGTGTTAGAGAGATGCTATATATGCAAGGAGTTCTTCAACGCACCAGTGATCACATCTTGCAATCATACATTTTGTTCACAATGTATTCGTGAGTATCTTATCACAAATAATTTGTGTCCACTATGCAAGACTGAAGTGTTTGAGagtaatttgaaaaaagaccTGCTATTAGAAGAGATTGTACGGTGCTATGCCAAATTACGACCGCGTCTCTTGGAGTATCTCAAAgtggaaaaagatgaagatacCAATAATAGCAATAGCAAGGAAATTGGCAACGGTAGTAGCAATGAAAGTAGTACAGTGCTACCTACAGAAAATTCAGATGTGATTGTTACAAAGGAACTTTTTAGAGAAACACGAAGTAGTTACAAGTATGAAACTATTGAACCTGAGCGTAAGAAACAGAAAGTTGACGATAAGAATCAAGAAAGTAAACTTGAATTGAATGATGGTTTAGTAGAGTGTCCTATCTGCTCTAGGAGAATGACAGCTGAGAAACTACAAAGAACGCACATTGATGCTTGTCTTAATAGTGGCGGTCTGCCATTTAGACTGCCAAGTCCAGAACCATCTAAGAGGCCAAAATCATCGATATCATCATTTTTCCAAGCTGCAACAGCTGGGGCAACAGCTTCGACCTCGTCGCCCTCTGCATCGCCTTCTCCAGTGCCAGTTGCACAATCAAGCTCATCTTTATCGAAATTTGGAGAAAAGGACGCTTCTCAAAAATATGGTTTGCGAGACCCTCCGAAGCTTGAGCACTCAAGAAAGCCCAATAGCAAAGAGCCGAAGCGATTACAGAAGTTGGACTTTTCATCGTTAAGTACTGTCAAGTTGAAGGAGAAGCTTTCTCAGTTGCACATTCCTATGAGTGGGACTCGAAATCAGCTTGAGCTCAGATACAATCaatactttgttttgtacAACTCCAACTTAGACAGCAACCATCCTGTTTCGGATAGAGTGTTGCGTCAAAAGCTACATAAATGGGAGCTAGCGCATCTGGGTTTTAGTAAGAAAAGTGGAAGTTCTGGTTTTGGGAATGGGTCAATAAGCTCGCGATCGATTACTGAAAAGAATTTTCTGGTAAGCGAATGGATGCAAGAGTATAAGCTGGAATTTAAAACCTTGGTGAAACAAGCAAGAAAGTCGTTTCGAGAAAGTAAAGCCAAAGTTAGCCAAGCCGAAAAGTTAAACAATGGTTCGAGCAAGGGCCTTGAAGACGTCGATGGAACCATTTTAGTTGtcaatgaagaagaaaaggagaaagaagaagaagaagaaaaagaagaagaagaagttcCCCATTCAAATAAAGTGGAACtggaaaaagaggagaatAATTATGACAAAGAGAGTAAAAAAGAGTCCTGTCCGTCGCAAGAAGCACAGGAGCCTTTGTCAGATACAGCAAATACCTCCTTCACTTTTGGTAGTAGTATATTATTCGACTCTGAGCCATAA